In one Notolabrus celidotus isolate fNotCel1 chromosome 1, fNotCel1.pri, whole genome shotgun sequence genomic region, the following are encoded:
- the LOC117814801 gene encoding olfactory receptor class A-like protein 4, producing the protein MSEDLTVEAFLFGFLVFSGILGNILVIHVVLQSAVDSPSRRLPPSDTILVHLSLANLLTSLFRTVPIFVSDLGLDVSLSPGWCRVFMLLWVWWRAVGCWVTLALSVFHCTTLRRQQVAFGPLALQRERRRVWIVLALVWGANLAFSVPALVYSTHVHGNATVELMVISCTTRPLLGCVWEFPTIQQGSAFASTSLAFNEVLPLVLMVCTNLATLHALAKHIRAVTSAGDAGGGTHGELDKHVATERKAAQVIMSLVSLFVICWVLQVAAVTYYNHDGGHHAEGLLTVAHFSASLFVGFSPMVVALGHSKLRRRIMSMILGWSKVFKCHSADTEKKSESQKTKGNQSIFVVQKEKKVLKVEEKVKALK; encoded by the exons ATGTCAGAGGACCTCACTGTAGAAGCTTTTTTATTTGGGTTCTTGGTCTTTTCTGGCATTCTGGGAAACATCTTGGTCATTCATGTG GTGCTTCAGTCAGCCGTTGACAGTCCATCTCGGAGACTCCCTCCCTCTGACACCATTTTGGTGCACCTCTCACTGGCCAACCTGCTGACCTCACTTTTCCGCACTGTGCCCATCTTTGTCTCAGACCTTGGCCTGGATGTGTCCCTGTCTCCGGGCTGGTGCAGAGTTTTCATGCTGCTATGGGTGTGGTGGCGAGCTGTGGGCTGTTGGGTGACTCTGGCACTTAGCGTCTTCCATTGCACCACCCTGAGGCGACAGCAGGTGGCCTTTGGACCTCTGGCACTGCAAAGGGAGAGGCGTCGGGTATGGATTGTTCTGGCGCTGGTGTGGGGGGCAAACTTGGCCTTTTCAGTTCCAGCTCTGGTATACAGCACTCATGTTCATGGAAACGCCACTGTGGAGCTGATGGTGATCAGCTGCACCACCAGGCCTTTGCTGGGCTGCGTCTGGGAGTTTCCCACCATCCAGCAGGGCTCAGCATTTGCCTCCACCTCACTGGCTTTCAATGAAGTGCTGCCACTGGTGCTGATGGTTTGCACCAACTTAGCCACCCTTCATGCTCTGGCAAAACATATCCGAGCTGTGACCTCAGCTGGAGATGCAGGGGGGGGAACTCATGGCGAGCTGGACAAGCATGTGGCCACTGAACGTAAAGCAGCTCAAGTCATCATGTCTCTAGTGTCGCTCTTCGTGATCTGCTGGGTGCTGCAGGTTGCTGCGGTCACGTACTACAACCATGATGGGGGACACCATGCTGAAGGGCTGCTGACTGTGGCACACTTCTCTGcatcgctgtttgtaggattcAGTCCCATGGTGGTGGCCCTGGGACACAgcaagctgaggaggagaatcatGAGTATGATACTGGGCTGGTCAAAAGTTTTCAAATGTCACAGTGCGGACACTGAGAAGAAGAGTGAATCCCAAAAGACTAAAGGAAATCAAAGCATTTTTGTTGTTCAAAAGGAGAAGAAGGTGTTGAAAGTGGAGGAAAAGGTGAAAGCTTTAAAGTGA
- the LOC117814822 gene encoding olfactory receptor class A-like protein 4, giving the protein MNTPTEENGDSELVGMGLRVSVSPAQTAFYILLVMLGIVGNATVVVVIGKSVIMDRAGGRNSDIIIINMALSNLLVSVMRNTLLVISDTGLQLYSSKEWCQFLMGVWVWLRSVNVWSTLFLSAFHLQTLRRVAPVIGTLHGSRGPPKLLLLGLGLIWLLNLFYSIPAHVFSTSGNENTTETLMLVSSTTRPLLGCVWNFPSGYSGLAYATTSMVIHETIPIILMAFTNLGSLYTLYTHGRMRSSVQDAPVIKRVPAERRAAKVILALIMLFIASWGTSIISVNYFNYNRGSSAEFLLVIARFANIIFIALSPAVLAVGHRRLRSFIKSILAH; this is encoded by the exons ATGAACACTCCTACGGAGGAGAATGGAGACTCAGAGCTTGTGGGGATGGGACTccgtgtctctgtgtctcccgCACAAACTGCTTTTTACATCCTCCTGGTGATGCTGGGAATTGTGGGTAACGCCACAGTGGTTGTAGTGATTGGTAAAAGTGTAATAATGGACCGTGCTGGTGGCCGCAACtcagacatcatcatcattaacaTGGCACTGTCCAACCTGCTGGTGTCTGTGATGAGGAACACATTGCTTGTCATCTCGGACACAGGACTCCAG TTATACTCATCCAAAGAGTGGTGTCAGTTCCTCATGGGTGTCTGGGTGTGGCTGCGATCGGTCAATGTGTGGTCAACCCTCTTCCTCAGTGCGTTCCACCTTCAGACACTGAGGCGTGTAGCTCCCGTTATAGGAACCCTCCATGGGTCCCGTGGCCCTCCTAAGTTGCTGCTGCTGGGCCTGGGCCTCATCTGGCTTCTCaacttattttactctattCCTGCTCACGTCTTTTCTACTAGTGGGAACGAGAACACCACAGAG ACCCTAATGCTGGTAAGCAGCACAACACGCCCCCTGCTGGGCTGTGTGTGGAACTTTCCCTCCGGCTACAGCGGCCTGGCCTATGCCACCACATCTATGGTGATCCATGAAACTATTCCCATCATCCTAATGGCTTTCACCAACCTGGGCTCcctctacacactgtacaccCATGGCAGGATGAGGAGTTCAGTGCAAGATGCACCTGTCATAAAGCGGGTGCCAGCTGAGAGACGAGCAGCCAAG GTGATCCTCGCTCTCATCATGCTCTTCATTGCATCCTGGGGAACCAGCATTATCTCTGTTAACTATTTCAACTACAACCGTGGCTCGTCAGCTGAGTTTCTTCTTGTCATTGCTCGATTCGCCAACATTATCTTCATTGCCTTGTCACCTGCTGTTCTAGCAGTCGGCCATCGTCGGCTGCGTTCTTTCATCAAGTCTATACTTGCTCATTGA
- the LOC117814735 gene encoding von Willebrand factor A domain-containing protein 1-like isoform X2: protein MKSFLLRLVLLWVIVRRSSTQMPVPATVLNCCEGDLLLLLDSSGSVLNYEFSRLLLFAAELLRPFSLGRGHVRVGLLQVGTKPNLEFGLDVHNNQESLQRALQRVRQLQGDTNTDLALRVAQRLLMDTEDTIPKILLWLTDGVQPGDVDELMSALKQQGVYVLAVSTVHGNFQVLQRAVTPPLESHLYSVDLDNIEIITEDLREAIIEIIRAERLRVVHLTSHSAVLQWRPVLSTDSGYYELHYSSALKTDSGMRKILPGNSSWVELINLEPDTSYMASLHPESNQRLFNTLSVSFITLPDVLSPAEVSLSDSGPRQIRVSWGPLQPAQVRRYTVEYGAIPSGPVNTRMFHSQQNSTLLTGLEPGTQYLVTVSALHASGKERAISVKACTQEAALPALADLQLSSVGLQEVRVAWQAHQEGLKGFWLSWEKERLHSIYTKPSISSVYLPPTSRGMNLAHLAPSSRVCVSPVYSSGRGDGICCTAETQTDSRQSG, encoded by the exons TGTTAAACTGCTGTGAAGGGGATCTTCTCCTGCTCCTGGACTCTTCAGGAAGTGTATTAAACTATGAGTTCTCGCGCTTGTTGCTGTTTGCTGCTGAGCTGCTTCGCCCCTTCTCATTGGGCCGTGGGCATGTTCGAGTCGGTTTGCTGCAGGTGGGCACAAAACCAAACCTGGAGTTTGGTCTGGATGTCCACAACAATCAGGAGAGCCTGCAGAGAGCTCTACAGAGAGTCCGCCAGCTGCAGGGAGATACCAACACAGATCTGGCTCTCAGGGTGGCCCAGCGGCTTCTAATGGATACAGAGGATACTATACCAAAGATCCTGCTGTGGCTGACCGACGGTGTGCAGCCTGGAGATGTGGACGAGCTGATGTCAGCGCTGAAGCAGCAGGGAGTTTATGTGTTAGCTGTTTCTACAGTACATGGCAACTTTCAGGTATTACAGCGTGCAGTCACACCACCTCTGGAGTCTCATCTCTACTCTGTGGACCTAGATAATATTGAAATCATCACAGAAGACCTAAGGGAGGCAATCATcg AAATTATTCGTGCTGAGCGACTGCGTGTGGTTCACTTAACTTCCCATAGTGCTGTGCTGCAATGGCGTCCTGTTCTGAGCACAGACAGCGGTTACTATGAACTGCATTATAGctctgcattgaaaacagacagtgGAATGAGAAAAATTCTCCCTGGCAACTCCAGTTGGGTAGAGCTCATCAACCTGGAGCCTGACACCTCATACATGGCCTCTCTCCACCCAGAGTCCAATCAGAGGCTGTTCAACACACTGTCAGTCAGCTTCATCACACTTCCTG ATGTTTTAAGCCCAGCAGAGGTCTCCCTGTCAGACTCTGGTCCGCGTCAGATCCGTGTGAGCTGGGGTCCCCTGCAGCCAGCTCAAGTCCGGAGATATACTGTTGAATATGGAGCTATTCCAAGTGGACCTGTCAACACTAGGATGTTCCACAGCCAGCAAAACTCAACCTTACTGACCGGCCTAGAGCCGGGCACTCAGTACCTGGTTACAGTCAGCGCTCTGCATGCCAGTGGAAAAGAAAGAGCCATTTCTGTGAAGGCATGCACACAAGAGG CAGCTTTGCCAGCCTTGGCCGACCTTCAGCTGAGTTCTGTTGGTCTTCAGGAGGTGAGGGTGGCCTGGCAGGCCCATCAGGAAGGCTTGAAAGGCTTCTGGCTGAGctgggagaaagagagactcCACAGCATTTACACAAAGCCTTCCATCTCCTCGGTTTACCTGCCACCTACCTCTCGAGGAATGAACCTTGCACACCTCGCCCCAAGCAGccgagtgtgtgtgtccccTGTTTATAGCTCAGGCCGAGGAGATGGGATATGCTGCACTGCAGAGACCCAGACAG ATTCCAGACAGTCGGGTTAA
- the LOC117814735 gene encoding von Willebrand factor A domain-containing protein 1-like isoform X1 codes for MKSFLLRLVLLWVIVRRSSTQMPVPATVLNCCEGDLLLLLDSSGSVLNYEFSRLLLFAAELLRPFSLGRGHVRVGLLQVGTKPNLEFGLDVHNNQESLQRALQRVRQLQGDTNTDLALRVAQRLLMDTEDTIPKILLWLTDGVQPGDVDELMSALKQQGVYVLAVSTVHGNFQVLQRAVTPPLESHLYSVDLDNIEIITEDLREAIIEIIRAERLRVVHLTSHSAVLQWRPVLSTDSGYYELHYSSALKTDSGMRKILPGNSSWVELINLEPDTSYMASLHPESNQRLFNTLSVSFITLPDVLSPAEVSLSDSGPRQIRVSWGPLQPAQVRRYTVEYGAIPSGPVNTRMFHSQQNSTLLTGLEPGTQYLVTVSALHASGKERAISVKACTQEAAALPALADLQLSSVGLQEVRVAWQAHQEGLKGFWLSWEKERLHSIYTKPSISSVYLPPTSRGMNLAHLAPSSRVCVSPVYSSGRGDGICCTAETQTDSRQSG; via the exons TGTTAAACTGCTGTGAAGGGGATCTTCTCCTGCTCCTGGACTCTTCAGGAAGTGTATTAAACTATGAGTTCTCGCGCTTGTTGCTGTTTGCTGCTGAGCTGCTTCGCCCCTTCTCATTGGGCCGTGGGCATGTTCGAGTCGGTTTGCTGCAGGTGGGCACAAAACCAAACCTGGAGTTTGGTCTGGATGTCCACAACAATCAGGAGAGCCTGCAGAGAGCTCTACAGAGAGTCCGCCAGCTGCAGGGAGATACCAACACAGATCTGGCTCTCAGGGTGGCCCAGCGGCTTCTAATGGATACAGAGGATACTATACCAAAGATCCTGCTGTGGCTGACCGACGGTGTGCAGCCTGGAGATGTGGACGAGCTGATGTCAGCGCTGAAGCAGCAGGGAGTTTATGTGTTAGCTGTTTCTACAGTACATGGCAACTTTCAGGTATTACAGCGTGCAGTCACACCACCTCTGGAGTCTCATCTCTACTCTGTGGACCTAGATAATATTGAAATCATCACAGAAGACCTAAGGGAGGCAATCATcg AAATTATTCGTGCTGAGCGACTGCGTGTGGTTCACTTAACTTCCCATAGTGCTGTGCTGCAATGGCGTCCTGTTCTGAGCACAGACAGCGGTTACTATGAACTGCATTATAGctctgcattgaaaacagacagtgGAATGAGAAAAATTCTCCCTGGCAACTCCAGTTGGGTAGAGCTCATCAACCTGGAGCCTGACACCTCATACATGGCCTCTCTCCACCCAGAGTCCAATCAGAGGCTGTTCAACACACTGTCAGTCAGCTTCATCACACTTCCTG ATGTTTTAAGCCCAGCAGAGGTCTCCCTGTCAGACTCTGGTCCGCGTCAGATCCGTGTGAGCTGGGGTCCCCTGCAGCCAGCTCAAGTCCGGAGATATACTGTTGAATATGGAGCTATTCCAAGTGGACCTGTCAACACTAGGATGTTCCACAGCCAGCAAAACTCAACCTTACTGACCGGCCTAGAGCCGGGCACTCAGTACCTGGTTACAGTCAGCGCTCTGCATGCCAGTGGAAAAGAAAGAGCCATTTCTGTGAAGGCATGCACACAAGAGG CAGCAGCTTTGCCAGCCTTGGCCGACCTTCAGCTGAGTTCTGTTGGTCTTCAGGAGGTGAGGGTGGCCTGGCAGGCCCATCAGGAAGGCTTGAAAGGCTTCTGGCTGAGctgggagaaagagagactcCACAGCATTTACACAAAGCCTTCCATCTCCTCGGTTTACCTGCCACCTACCTCTCGAGGAATGAACCTTGCACACCTCGCCCCAAGCAGccgagtgtgtgtgtccccTGTTTATAGCTCAGGCCGAGGAGATGGGATATGCTGCACTGCAGAGACCCAGACAG ATTCCAGACAGTCGGGTTAA